One Littorina saxatilis isolate snail1 linkage group LG10, US_GU_Lsax_2.0, whole genome shotgun sequence DNA window includes the following coding sequences:
- the LOC138977825 gene encoding cilia- and flagella-associated protein 251-like has product MDEQEVEERGSEVAEEEGEEEEEMDEQEVEERGSEVAEEEGEEEEEMDEQEVEERGSEVAEEEGEEEEEMDEQEVEERGSEVAEEEGEEEEEMDEQEVEERGSEVAEEEGEEEEEMDEQEVEERGSEVAEEEGEEEEEMDEQEVEERGSEVAEEEGEEEEEMDEQEVEERGSEVAEEEGEEEEEMDEQEVEERGSEVAEEEGEEEEEMDEQEVEERGSEVAEEEGEEEEEMDEQEVEERGSEVAEEEGGGGEEEEMDEQEVEERGSEVAEEEGEEEEEMDEQEVEERGSEVAEEEGEEEEEMDEQKVEERDEQEVEERGSEVAEEEGEEEEEMDEQEVEERGSEVAEEEGEEEEEMDEQEVEERGSEVAEEKGEKNKEDKKK; this is encoded by the coding sequence ATGGACGAGCAAGAGGTAGAGGAAAGGGGCAGTGAAGTAGCagaagaggagggggaggaagaagaggagatgGACGAACAAGAGGTAGAGGAAAGGGGCAGTGAAGTAGCagaagaggagggggaggaagaagaggagatgGACGAGCAAGAGGTAGAGGAAAGGGGCAGTGAAGTAGCagaagaggagggggaggaagaagaggagatgGACGAACAAGAGGTAGAGGAAAGGGGCAGTGAAGTCGCagaagaggagggggaggaagaagaggagatgGACGAGCAAGAGGTAGAGGAAAGGGGCAGTGAAGTAGCagaagaggagggggaggaagaagaggagatgGACGAACAAGAGGTAGAGGAAAGGGGCAGTGAAGTAGCagaagaggagggggaggaagaagaggagatgGACGAGCAAGAGGTAGAGGAAAGGGGCAGTGAAGTAGCagaagaggagggggaggaagaagaggagatgGACGAACAAGAGGTAGAGGAAAGGGGCAGTGAAGTAGCagaagaggagggggaggaagaagaggagatgGACGAACAAGAGGTAGAGGAAAGGGGCAGTGAAGTAGCagaagaggagggggaggaagaagaggagatgGACGAGCAAGAGGTAGAGGAAAGGGGCAGTGAAGTAGCagaagaggagggggaggaagaagaggagatgGACGAACAAGAGGTAGAGGAAAGGGGCAGTGAAGTAgcagaagaggaggggggggggggggaagaagagGAGATGGACGAGCAAGAGGTAGAGGAAAGGGGCAGTGAAGTAGCagaagaggagggggaggaagaagaggagatgGACGAACAAGAGGTAGAGGAAAGGGGCAGTGAAGTAGCagaagaggagggggaggaagaagaggagatgGACGAACAAAAGGTAGAGGAAAGGGACGAGCAAGAGGTAGAGGAAAGGGGCAGTGAAGTAGCagaagaggagggggaggaagaagaggagatgGACGAGCAAGAGGTAGAGGAAAGGGGCAGTGAAGTAGCagaagaggagggggaggaagaagaggagatgGACGAACAAGAGGTTGAGGAAAGGGGCAGTGAAGTAGCAGAAGAGAAGGGGGAGAAGAACAAGGAGGACAAGAAGAAATAA